The Bacillus sp. Y1 genome has a window encoding:
- the rplL gene encoding 50S ribosomal protein L7/L12: MTKEQIIEAVKSMTVLELNDLVKAIEEEFGVTAAAPVAVVGAAGGEAAAEKTEFDVVLASAGDQKIKVIKVVREITGLGLKEAKELVDNTPKAIKEGASKEEAEEIKAKLEEVGANVEVK, encoded by the coding sequence ATGACTAAAGAACAAATCATTGAAGCAGTTAAAAGCATGACTGTTTTAGAACTTAACGACTTAGTAAAAGCTATCGAAGAAGAATTTGGTGTAACTGCTGCTGCTCCTGTAGCTGTAGTTGGAGCTGCTGGTGGAGAAGCTGCTGCTGAGAAAACTGAATTTGACGTTGTTCTTGCTTCTGCAGGCGACCAAAAAATCAAAGTTATCAAAGTTGTACGTGAAATCACAGGTCTTGGACTTAAAGAAGCAAAAGAACTTGTTGACAACACTCCAAAAGCTATCAAAGAAGGTGCTTCTAAAGAAGAAGCTGAAGAAATCAAAGCTAAGCTTGAAGAAGTTGGAGCAAACGTTGAAGTTAAGTAA
- a CDS encoding class I SAM-dependent methyltransferase has protein sequence MAEHYFSRDQKVESNRKTWSFTLRSQSLSFITDNGVFSKSEVDFGSRLLIETFQFPKVDGPILDVGCGYGPIGISLAKEQPTKEIHMVDVNERAIGLAKDNAALNKVSNVTIYESDRLTQVKGKEFAAILTNPPIRAGKQVVHDIFEQSFDHLAPGGELWVVIQKKQGAPSAIEKLNEIFGSVETVEKKKGYFILKAKKI, from the coding sequence ATGGCAGAGCATTATTTCTCACGGGACCAAAAAGTTGAGAGTAATCGAAAGACATGGAGCTTTACACTAAGAAGTCAAAGTCTATCTTTTATTACCGACAATGGTGTGTTCTCAAAAAGTGAAGTAGATTTTGGGTCGAGGTTACTGATTGAGACTTTTCAATTTCCTAAGGTTGATGGCCCGATTCTTGATGTTGGTTGTGGCTATGGTCCGATTGGGATTTCTCTAGCAAAAGAACAACCAACCAAAGAAATACATATGGTAGATGTGAATGAGCGTGCGATTGGATTAGCAAAGGATAATGCAGCTCTAAATAAAGTTTCAAATGTAACTATATACGAGAGTGATCGGCTAACTCAGGTAAAAGGTAAGGAGTTTGCCGCAATCTTAACTAACCCTCCTATTCGGGCAGGAAAGCAAGTAGTTCACGATATATTTGAACAAAGTTTTGATCATCTGGCTCCTGGTGGTGAGCTATGGGTAGTCATTCAGAAAAAACAGGGTGCACCTTCAGCGATAGAAAAACTAAATGAAATATTTGGTTCAGTTGAAACCGTTGAAAAGAAAAAAGGGTATTTTATCTTGAAAGCTAAAAAGATTTGA
- the rpoB gene encoding DNA-directed RNA polymerase subunit beta, whose protein sequence is MTGQLVQYGRHRQRRSYARISEVLELPNLIEIQTASYQWFLDEGLREMFQDISPIEDFTGNLSLEFIDYSLSEPKYSVEESKERDVTYSAPLRVKVRLVNKETGEVKDQDVFMGDFPLMTETGTFVINGAERVIVSQLVRSPSVYYSGKLDKNGKRGYTATVIPNRGAWLEYETDAKDVVYVRIDRTRKLPVTVLLRALGFGSDQEIIELIGDNEYIRNTLEKDNTEGTEKALLEIYERLRPGEPPTVENAKSLLVSRFFDPKRYDLANVGRYKINKKLHIKNRLFGQRLAETLVDPETGEIIAEKGVLLDRRTLDRILPQLEKNIGFKTFTPVGGVVQEDILLQSIKIFAPNEDGEKAINVIGNAYVPEAVKNIDPSDIIASISYFFNLLHSVGDTDDIDHLGNRRLRSVGELLQNQFRIGLSRMERVVRERMSIQDTNTITPQQLINIRPVIASIKEFFGSSQLSQFMDQTNPLAELTHKRRLSALGPGGLTRERAGFEVRDVHYSHYGRMCPIETPEGPNIGLINSLSSFAKVNRFGFIETPYRRVDPETGKVTSHIDYLTADEEDNYVVAQANVRLGEDGSFIDNDIIARFRGENTVVNRERVDYMDVSPKQVVSAATACIPFLENDDSNRALMGANMQRQAVPLMQPEAPRVGTGMEYVSGKDSGAAVICKHDGIVEHVEARQVWVRRVTEVDGQEVKGDLDKYRMQKFIRSNQGTCYNQRPIVAVGNRVTKGEILADGPSMELGELALGRNVLVAFMTWDGYNYEDAIIMSERLVKDDVYTSIHIEEYESESRDTKLGPEEITRDIPNVGEDALRNLDERGIVRVGAEVKDGDLLVGKVTPKGVTELTAEERLLHAIFGEKAREVRDTSLRVPHGGGGIVLDVKVFNREDGDELPPGVNQLVRAYIVQKRKISEGDKMAGRHGNKGVISRILPEEDMPFLPDGTPVDIMLNPLGVPSRMNIGQVLELHLGMAARALGIHVASPVFDGAREEDVWSTIEEAGMARDAKTVLYDGRSGEPFDNRVSVGVMYMIKLAHMVDDKLHARSTGPYSLVTQQPLGGKAQFGGQRFGEMEVWALEAYGAAYTLQEILTVKSDDVVGRVKTYEAIVKGENVPEPGVPESFRVLMKELQSLGMDVKILSGDEQEIEMRDLEDDEEVQQADALTILPDFEESESEKVGTKE, encoded by the coding sequence TTGACAGGTCAACTAGTTCAGTATGGACGACACCGCCAACGAAGAAGTTATGCGCGAATCAGTGAAGTTTTAGAATTACCTAACTTAATTGAGATTCAAACAGCTTCCTATCAATGGTTCCTTGATGAAGGATTGCGTGAAATGTTCCAGGATATTTCACCGATTGAAGATTTCACAGGTAATTTGTCATTAGAATTTATTGATTATAGTTTAAGCGAACCAAAGTATTCTGTTGAAGAATCCAAGGAACGAGACGTTACATACTCTGCTCCACTTCGTGTAAAAGTGCGTCTTGTTAATAAAGAAACTGGGGAAGTAAAAGACCAGGATGTTTTCATGGGTGACTTCCCGCTTATGACGGAAACAGGTACATTCGTTATTAATGGTGCCGAGCGCGTTATCGTATCTCAGCTTGTGCGTTCACCAAGTGTTTATTATAGTGGAAAACTTGATAAAAACGGAAAACGTGGATATACAGCAACTGTAATCCCGAACCGTGGTGCTTGGTTAGAATACGAAACTGATGCGAAGGATGTTGTGTACGTTAGAATAGATCGTACGAGGAAGTTACCCGTTACGGTTCTTTTGCGTGCATTAGGATTTGGTTCAGACCAAGAAATCATTGAGTTAATTGGAGACAATGAGTACATTCGTAATACTCTTGAAAAGGATAATACGGAAGGTACAGAGAAAGCTCTGTTAGAAATTTATGAGCGTCTTCGTCCTGGTGAACCACCAACGGTTGAAAATGCAAAAAGTTTACTTGTTTCTAGATTCTTTGACCCTAAGCGCTATGATTTAGCGAATGTAGGTCGTTACAAAATTAACAAGAAGCTGCATATAAAGAATCGTCTATTCGGTCAACGCCTTGCAGAAACATTGGTTGATCCTGAAACGGGAGAAATCATTGCAGAAAAAGGTGTGCTTTTAGACCGCCGTACGTTAGATCGTATTCTTCCACAATTAGAAAAGAATATTGGATTTAAGACCTTCACTCCAGTTGGAGGAGTAGTTCAAGAAGATATCCTTTTACAATCAATTAAGATTTTTGCTCCTAATGAGGATGGCGAAAAGGCAATTAATGTTATTGGAAATGCATATGTACCAGAAGCTGTTAAGAACATTGACCCATCTGATATTATTGCTTCCATTAGCTATTTCTTTAACCTTCTACATTCGGTAGGAGATACAGATGATATTGACCACTTAGGAAATCGTCGTCTGCGCTCAGTAGGAGAATTACTTCAAAACCAATTCCGTATCGGTTTATCAAGAATGGAAAGAGTCGTTCGTGAAAGAATGTCCATTCAAGATACAAATACGATTACACCACAGCAATTAATTAATATACGTCCTGTGATTGCGTCGATTAAAGAGTTCTTTGGTAGCTCTCAGTTATCGCAGTTCATGGATCAAACAAACCCATTAGCTGAGCTTACTCATAAGCGACGTTTATCAGCATTAGGACCTGGTGGCTTAACACGTGAACGTGCTGGATTCGAAGTGCGTGACGTTCACTACTCTCACTATGGTCGTATGTGTCCAATTGAAACGCCGGAAGGTCCGAACATTGGACTAATCAACTCTCTATCTTCCTTTGCAAAAGTAAATCGATTCGGGTTTATCGAAACGCCATATCGACGTGTAGATCCTGAAACAGGAAAAGTTACAAGTCATATCGACTACTTAACTGCAGATGAAGAAGATAACTATGTAGTAGCACAGGCAAATGTGAGACTAGGAGAAGACGGATCTTTCATAGATAACGATATTATTGCTCGTTTCCGAGGCGAAAACACGGTTGTTAATCGTGAGCGTGTAGACTACATGGACGTTTCTCCTAAACAAGTAGTTTCAGCTGCGACAGCATGTATTCCGTTCCTTGAAAATGATGACTCAAACCGTGCTCTTATGGGTGCGAACATGCAACGTCAGGCTGTACCATTGATGCAACCAGAAGCCCCTCGTGTAGGAACGGGAATGGAATATGTTTCTGGTAAAGACTCTGGAGCAGCAGTGATCTGTAAACACGATGGAATCGTGGAGCATGTTGAAGCTCGTCAAGTGTGGGTAAGAAGAGTGACTGAAGTAGATGGCCAAGAAGTAAAGGGCGATCTAGATAAATATAGAATGCAAAAATTCATTCGTTCAAACCAAGGTACTTGCTATAACCAAAGACCTATCGTGGCTGTAGGTAACCGTGTAACAAAAGGAGAGATCCTTGCAGACGGACCATCAATGGAGCTTGGAGAACTTGCTCTTGGCCGTAACGTTCTTGTTGCCTTCATGACTTGGGATGGTTATAACTATGAAGATGCTATTATCATGAGTGAAAGACTTGTAAAAGATGATGTGTATACTTCTATTCATATTGAAGAATACGAGTCAGAGTCACGTGATACAAAGCTTGGACCAGAGGAAATCACTCGTGATATTCCAAACGTAGGGGAAGATGCTCTTAGAAATCTCGATGAGCGTGGAATCGTACGTGTCGGAGCAGAAGTGAAGGACGGAGATTTACTAGTTGGTAAAGTAACGCCTAAAGGTGTAACAGAACTAACAGCTGAGGAACGCTTATTACATGCAATCTTCGGTGAAAAAGCACGTGAAGTTAGAGATACATCTCTTCGTGTACCTCACGGTGGGGGCGGTATTGTCCTAGATGTAAAAGTCTTTAACCGTGAAGATGGAGATGAGTTACCTCCAGGTGTAAACCAACTTGTTCGTGCTTATATTGTTCAGAAGCGTAAGATTTCTGAAGGGGACAAGATGGCCGGTCGACACGGGAATAAAGGGGTTATCTCACGTATCTTACCGGAAGAGGATATGCCTTTCTTACCAGATGGGACTCCGGTTGACATCATGTTAAACCCATTAGGGGTACCATCACGTATGAACATCGGTCAGGTACTTGAGCTTCATCTCGGTATGGCTGCAAGAGCACTAGGCATTCATGTTGCTTCTCCGGTATTTGATGGAGCGCGTGAAGAAGATGTTTGGTCAACTATTGAAGAAGCAGGTATGGCTCGTGACGCGAAAACAGTACTATATGACGGTCGTTCTGGTGAACCATTCGACAATCGTGTTTCTGTCGGAGTAATGTACATGATCAAACTTGCTCACATGGTTGATGATAAGCTACATGCTCGTTCAACTGGACCTTACTCACTTGTAACGCAACAACCACTGGGTGGTAAAGCACAATTTGGTGGACAGCGTTTTGGTGAGATGGAGGTTTGGGCATTGGAAGCTTACGGTGCTGCTTATACGCTTCAAGAAATCCTGACGGTCAAGTCAGATGATGTAGTAGGTCGTGTGAAGACGTATGAAGCGATCGTTAAGGGTGAGAATGTTCCAGAACCAGGTGTACCAGAATCATTCCGCGTATTAATGAAAGAACTTCAAAGCTTAGGTATGGACGTTAAGATCCTATCAGGCGATGAGCAAGAGATTGAAATGCGCGATTTAGAAGATGATGAGGAAGTACAACAAGCTGATGCTTTGACGATTTTGCCTGATTTTGAAGAGTCTGAATCAGAAAAAGTAGGTACTAAAGAGTAA
- the rpoC gene encoding DNA-directed RNA polymerase subunit beta', which produces MLDVNNFEFMKIGLASPDKIRSWSFGEVKKPETINYRTLKPEKDGLFCERIFGPTKDWECHCGKYKRVRYKGVVCDRCGVEVTRAKVRRERMGHIELAAPVSHIWYFKGIPSRMGLVLDMSPRALEEVIYFASYVVTDAGDTALEKKQLLSEKEYRAYRDKYGNKFQASMGAESIKKLLSDIDLNKDVEALKEELRTAQGQRRTRAIKRLEVLEAFRNSGNEPSWMILDVLPVIPPELRPMVQLDGGRFATSDLNDLYRRVINRNNRLKRLLDLGAPSIIVQNEKRMLQEAVDALIDNGRRGRPVTGPGNRPLKSLSHMLKGKQGRFRQNLLGKRVDYSGRSVIVVGPNLKMYQCGLPKEMALELFKPFVMKELVEKGLAHNIKSAKRKIERVQPEVWDVLEEVIREHPVLLNRAPTLHRLGIQAFEPTLVEGRAIRLHPLVCTAYNADFDGDQMAVHVPLSSEAQAEARLLMLAAQNILNPKDGKPVVTPSQDMVLGNYYLTLERAGAVGEGMIFNDTNEAILAYQNGYVHLHTRVAVHAGSLNNETFTEEQNKKLLLTTVGKLIFNEILPSSFPYINEPTKSNLEVETPARFFVEPGTDVKQVISEMDVVDPFKKKILGNIIAEVFKKFKITETSKMLDRMKDLGFKHSTKAGITVGVADIVVLGEKQEIIAEAQTKVDNVQKQFRRGLITEDERYDRVISIWSAAKDVIQAKLMKSLDKTNPIFMMSDSGARGNASNFTQLAGMRGLMANPAGRIIELPIKSSFREGLTVLEYFISTHGARKGLADTALKTADSGYLTRRLVDVAQDVIVRDDDCGTDRGLHIAALRDGTEIIESLEERLIGRYARKAIKNPETKEVMVRENELITEDLAAEVVGAGVEDVWIRSAFTCNSRHGVCKKCYGRNLATGQEVEVGEAVGIIAAQSIGEPGTQLTMRTFHTGGVAGDDITQGLPRIQEIFEARNPKGQAVISEIEGVVVGINEGRDRQHEIIVQGDVESRTYTAPYTARLKVAVNDKVERGEELTEGSIDPKELIKVKDVTAVQEYLLREVQKVYRMQGVEIGDKHVEVMVRQMLRKVRVIDAGETDVLPGSLLDVHQFRDANEKALLSGKMPATGRPVLLGITKASLETDSFLSAASFQETTRVLTDAAIKGKRDELLGLKENVIIGKLVPAGTGMQRYRKAEPVRNIEQEEVLTVE; this is translated from the coding sequence TTGCTAGATGTCAATAATTTTGAGTTTATGAAAATTGGTCTTGCTTCACCAGATAAGATTCGTTCATGGTCTTTTGGAGAAGTAAAAAAGCCAGAAACAATTAACTACCGTACACTTAAACCTGAAAAAGACGGTTTATTCTGTGAGCGTATTTTCGGACCAACAAAGGACTGGGAATGTCATTGCGGTAAGTACAAGCGTGTAAGATATAAAGGTGTAGTCTGTGATCGCTGTGGAGTGGAAGTAACTCGTGCAAAAGTACGTCGTGAGCGTATGGGTCATATTGAATTAGCCGCACCTGTGTCTCATATTTGGTATTTCAAAGGGATCCCAAGTCGTATGGGTCTTGTTTTAGACATGTCACCTCGTGCACTTGAAGAGGTCATTTATTTTGCTTCATATGTAGTTACAGATGCTGGTGATACAGCATTAGAAAAGAAGCAGCTTTTATCAGAGAAGGAATATCGTGCATACCGCGACAAATACGGTAATAAATTCCAAGCATCAATGGGTGCTGAATCCATTAAAAAGCTTCTTTCTGATATTGATTTAAACAAAGATGTTGAAGCGCTAAAGGAAGAGTTAAGAACTGCACAAGGCCAACGTCGTACAAGAGCAATTAAGCGCCTAGAGGTTCTAGAAGCATTCCGTAACTCAGGAAATGAGCCATCTTGGATGATACTTGATGTTCTGCCTGTCATTCCGCCAGAATTACGTCCAATGGTTCAATTAGATGGAGGGCGTTTTGCTACATCTGACTTGAACGATTTATATCGTCGTGTGATTAACCGTAATAACCGTCTTAAGCGTCTATTAGATTTAGGAGCTCCAAGCATTATCGTACAAAACGAAAAGCGTATGCTTCAAGAAGCAGTAGATGCTCTTATTGATAATGGTCGTCGCGGACGTCCGGTAACAGGACCAGGTAACCGACCTTTAAAATCACTTTCACATATGTTGAAAGGGAAGCAAGGGCGTTTCCGCCAAAACCTACTAGGTAAGCGTGTTGACTATTCTGGTCGTTCCGTTATCGTTGTAGGACCAAACTTAAAGATGTACCAATGTGGATTGCCAAAAGAAATGGCACTAGAGTTATTTAAGCCATTCGTTATGAAGGAATTGGTGGAAAAAGGTCTAGCCCACAATATCAAGTCGGCTAAGCGTAAGATTGAAAGAGTTCAGCCTGAAGTTTGGGATGTACTTGAAGAAGTAATTAGAGAGCATCCGGTTCTTCTTAACCGTGCACCGACTCTTCACAGACTAGGTATTCAAGCATTTGAGCCAACGCTAGTAGAAGGTCGTGCGATTCGTCTTCATCCGTTAGTGTGTACGGCATACAATGCTGACTTTGACGGTGACCAAATGGCCGTTCACGTTCCGCTTTCGTCTGAAGCTCAAGCAGAAGCAAGATTATTAATGCTTGCAGCTCAAAACATCCTTAACCCTAAGGATGGAAAACCAGTAGTTACTCCGTCTCAGGATATGGTATTAGGAAACTATTACTTAACTCTTGAACGTGCAGGTGCTGTTGGCGAAGGTATGATTTTCAATGATACAAATGAAGCGATATTAGCTTACCAAAATGGTTATGTACACTTACATACTCGTGTAGCTGTGCATGCAGGTTCATTGAATAACGAGACGTTCACTGAAGAGCAAAATAAAAAGCTTCTATTAACGACGGTTGGAAAACTGATCTTTAATGAAATCTTGCCTAGCTCATTCCCTTACATCAACGAGCCTACTAAATCAAATCTTGAAGTAGAAACACCTGCAAGATTCTTTGTAGAGCCTGGTACGGATGTGAAACAAGTAATTAGTGAAATGGATGTTGTAGATCCATTTAAAAAGAAGATTCTAGGGAACATCATTGCGGAAGTATTTAAGAAGTTTAAGATTACTGAAACTTCAAAGATGCTTGACCGAATGAAGGACTTAGGGTTTAAGCACTCTACAAAAGCTGGTATTACAGTTGGGGTTGCAGACATCGTTGTATTAGGTGAAAAGCAAGAGATTATCGCTGAAGCACAAACAAAGGTAGATAATGTTCAAAAGCAATTTAGACGTGGTTTAATCACAGAAGATGAGCGTTATGATCGTGTTATCTCCATCTGGAGTGCTGCGAAGGATGTTATCCAAGCGAAGCTAATGAAATCATTAGATAAAACAAACCCAATCTTCATGATGAGTGACTCTGGTGCCCGTGGTAACGCATCTAACTTTACGCAGCTTGCTGGTATGCGTGGACTAATGGCGAACCCGGCTGGTCGTATCATCGAATTGCCAATCAAATCAAGTTTCCGTGAAGGTCTAACAGTATTAGAGTACTTTATCTCTACTCACGGTGCACGTAAAGGTCTTGCTGATACAGCACTAAAAACTGCTGACTCTGGTTACTTAACTCGCCGTCTCGTTGACGTAGCACAAGATGTTATCGTTCGTGATGACGATTGCGGTACGGATCGCGGATTGCATATTGCTGCACTTAGAGATGGAACGGAAATTATCGAGTCTCTAGAAGAACGTTTAATCGGACGTTATGCAAGAAAAGCAATTAAAAACCCTGAAACAAAAGAAGTAATGGTTCGTGAAAATGAATTAATTACGGAAGACCTAGCAGCCGAAGTGGTTGGCGCTGGTGTAGAGGATGTATGGATTCGCTCTGCGTTTACATGTAACTCTCGCCACGGTGTATGTAAGAAATGTTACGGTCGTAACTTAGCAACTGGTCAAGAGGTTGAAGTGGGAGAAGCTGTTGGTATCATCGCTGCTCAATCTATCGGTGAACCAGGAACACAGTTAACGATGCGTACATTCCATACAGGTGGGGTTGCTGGAGACGATATCACACAAGGTCTACCTCGTATTCAGGAGATTTTTGAAGCGCGTAATCCGAAAGGTCAAGCGGTCATTTCTGAAATCGAAGGTGTGGTTGTTGGTATTAACGAAGGCCGCGACCGTCAACATGAAATTATCGTTCAGGGCGATGTAGAGTCAAGAACCTACACAGCTCCATACACTGCACGTCTAAAAGTGGCTGTAAACGATAAGGTTGAACGCGGTGAAGAACTGACAGAAGGTTCGATCGATCCTAAGGAATTAATCAAGGTGAAAGACGTTACAGCTGTTCAAGAGTATTTGCTTCGTGAAGTTCAAAAAGTATACCGTATGCAAGGGGTAGAAATTGGTGACAAGCACGTTGAAGTAATGGTACGACAAATGCTTCGTAAGGTTCGTGTCATTGATGCAGGTGAAACAGATGTATTACCTGGATCGCTTCTTGATGTACATCAGTTCAGAGATGCAAACGAAAAAGCGTTGCTTTCTGGAAAAATGCCTGCAACAGGACGTCCTGTATTGCTTGGTATTACTAAGGCTTCACTTGAAACAGATTCATTCTTATCTGCTGCTTCATTCCAAGAAACAACAAGAGTACTTACAGACGCAGCTATTAAAGGTAAACGGGATGAGTTACTTGGTCTGAAGGAAAATGTAATTATTGGTAAGCTTGTTCCAGCTGGAACTGGTATGCAACGTTATCGTAAAGCTGAACCAGTAAGAAACATTGAACAAGAAGAAGTATTAACTGTAGAATAA
- a CDS encoding 50S ribosomal protein L7ae-like protein produces the protein MSYEKVMQAKRFIVGTKQTVKAIKSGTISEVLVAKDAEPRVTAKVISTAQEVGVPIIYVDSMKKLGKACGIEVGASTVAITF, from the coding sequence ATGTCTTATGAAAAAGTAATGCAGGCAAAGAGATTTATCGTAGGAACTAAGCAAACAGTAAAAGCCATCAAAAGCGGCACTATTTCCGAAGTACTAGTAGCTAAGGATGCTGAACCGCGTGTAACAGCAAAGGTAATTAGTACAGCACAGGAAGTAGGCGTTCCAATTATATACGTAGATTCTATGAAAAAGCTTGGTAAAGCTTGCGGGATCGAAGTAGGTGCTTCTACTGTAGCAATAACTTTTTAA
- the rpsL gene encoding 30S ribosomal protein S12 — MPTINQLVRKPRSSKEEKSKSPALNKGYNSFKKSQTNVSSPQKRGVCTRVGTMTPKKPNSALRKYARVRLTNGIEVTAYIPGIGHNLQEHSVVLIRGGRVKDLPGVRYHIVRGALDTAGVNNRMQGRSKYGTKRPKAAKK, encoded by the coding sequence ATGCCTACAATTAATCAATTAGTGCGTAAGCCACGTTCTTCGAAAGAGGAAAAGTCTAAATCACCTGCACTAAACAAAGGTTACAACAGCTTCAAGAAATCACAAACGAACGTATCTTCACCTCAAAAGCGTGGGGTATGTACGCGTGTTGGTACAATGACTCCGAAGAAGCCGAACTCAGCATTACGTAAATATGCTCGTGTACGCTTAACTAACGGAATTGAAGTAACAGCATACATTCCTGGAATTGGTCACAACCTACAAGAGCACAGCGTAGTACTTATTCGCGGTGGTCGTGTAAAGGACTTACCAGGGGTACGTTATCATATCGTTCGTGGTGCACTAGATACAGCTGGTGTAAACAACCGTATGCAAGGTCGTTCTAAATACGGAACTAAGAGACCAAAAGCAGCAAAGAAATAA
- the rpsG gene encoding 30S ribosomal protein S7: MPRKGPVAKRDVLPDPLYNSKLITRLINKMMIDGKRGKSQAILYSAFELIRERSGKEPIEVFDAALKNIMPVLEVKARRVGGSNYQVPVEVRPDRRTTLGLRWLVNYSRLRGEKTMEERLANEILDAANNTGASVKKREDTHKMAEANKAFAHYRW; the protein is encoded by the coding sequence ATGCCTCGTAAAGGTCCTGTAGCAAAGAGAGACGTATTACCAGATCCGTTATATAACTCAAAGCTAATCACTCGTTTGATCAACAAAATGATGATCGACGGTAAAAGAGGAAAGTCACAAGCAATCCTTTACTCTGCATTCGAACTTATTCGTGAGCGCAGTGGTAAAGAACCAATCGAAGTATTCGATGCAGCACTTAAAAATATCATGCCAGTTCTTGAAGTTAAAGCACGCCGTGTAGGTGGTTCTAACTATCAAGTACCAGTAGAGGTGCGTCCAGATCGTCGTACAACTCTAGGTCTTCGTTGGTTAGTAAACTACTCTCGCCTTCGTGGAGAAAAGACGATGGAAGAGCGTTTAGCTAACGAAATCTTAGATGCAGCGAATAACACTGGTGCATCAGTTAAAAAGCGTGAAGATACTCACAAAATGGCTGAAGCAAACAAAGCATTTGCTCACTATCGTTGGTAG